One Lepus europaeus isolate LE1 chromosome 7, mLepTim1.pri, whole genome shotgun sequence DNA segment encodes these proteins:
- the LOC133764016 gene encoding LOW QUALITY PROTEIN: zinc finger protein 271-like (The sequence of the model RefSeq protein was modified relative to this genomic sequence to represent the inferred CDS: inserted 1 base in 1 codon; substituted 1 base at 1 genomic stop codon), with protein MPQRWPPEFSLNSCHSPSLSGHCTNKPDLIFKLERGAEPWMVEECLNQSLSVVMKRDDLIRINQESQDKNLNQDSVKKNKTSDLKRVELRKTLSLNSSHIPTLIIEKRTYSGLKPEECNKCHTVYPPSGPDQLQVTQIEKAIHENSNLNMHQQNHTRKKFYKYIRYVEPVIHQSHLAINDRLNTRGKLYTCKLCGKSLSFNSPYECNDCEKAFGQKSHLINYQQSHTEEKLYKCLHCGKGFLWKSVLIVHQRIHTGKKPHKCNDCGKAFGRKSDLLIHQRIHTGEKPHKCNDCGKAFGRKSDLIIHQRIHTGERPFECNDCGKAFGRKSHLVMHQRIHTGERPFECNDCGKAFGQKSNLVIHQRIHTGEKPHKCNDCGKAFGQKPDLMRHQQIHTGEKPHKCNDCGKAFGQKSHLIVHQIIHTGQKPHKCNDCGKAFGQKSDLIIHQRIHTGEKPHKCNDCGKAFGRKSCLIVHQRSHTEEKPHKCNDCGKAFGQKSDLMKHQKIHTGEKPHKCNDCGKAFGRKSHLLIHQRIHTGVKPHKCNDCGKAFGQMSCLIVHQRSHTGERPFECNDCGKAFGRKSNLVMHQRIHTGEKAYKCNDCGKAFGRKSCLIVHQRSHTGERPFECNDCGKAFGRKSNLVIHQRIHTGEKPHKCNDCGKAFGQKSDLMKHQKIHTGEKPHKYNDCGKAFGQKSHLIVHQIIHTGEKPHKCNDCGKAFGQKSHLLIHQRIHTGEKPHKCNDWHKPHEYNNCGKAFTQKSHLIVHQRIHLGQKPHKCNDCGKAFGXKSDLIIHQRIHTGKKPHKCNDCGKAFGXKSHLIVHQRNHTGDNALKCNDCGKAFGQNSCLILHQRIHMGQIPHKCNDCGKAFGYKLGLMIHQQNHRAETS; from the exons atgccacaacgttggcctcCAGAGTTTTCTTTGAACTCCTGCCATTCACCTTCTCTCTCAG ggcaCTGTACTAAcaaacctgacttgatcttcaagttggagcgaGGAGCAGAGCCATGGATGGTGGAAGAATGCCTGAATCAGAGCCTTtcag tggtcATGAAAAGGGATGACCTGATTAGGATCAAccaggaaagtcaggacaaaaatctgaatcaggattCTGTGAAAAAAAACAAGACATCAGATCTcaagagagttgaattaagaaaaacactTAGTTTAAATTCAAGCCATATTCCAACACTGATTATTGAAAAGAGAACCTATTCAGGATTGAAGCCTGAGGAATGCAATAAATGTCACACTGTGTATCCCCCCAGTGGGCCTGATCAACTACag gtaactcaaatagaaaaagctatCCATGAAAACTCTAACCTCAATATGCATCAACAAaatcacacaagaaagaaattttataagtacattagGTATGTTGAACCTGTCATTCACCAGTCACATCTTGCAATAAATGACAGACTAAATACAAGGGGAAAACTCTACACATGTAAACTTTGCGGAAAATCACTCAGTTTTAattcaccttatgaatgtaatgactgtgaaaaagcctttggacaaaagtcacacctcataaacTATCAGCAAAGTCACACAGAAGAGAAACTTTATAAATGCCTTCACTGTGGAAAAGGCTTTCTGTGGAAGTCAGTCCTCAtagtacaccagagaattcacacagggaagaaacctcataaatgtaatgactgtggaaaagcctttggaagaaagtcaGACCTcctcatacaccagagaattcacacaggagagaaaccccataaatgtaatgactgtggaaaagcctttggaagaaagtcagacctcatcatacaccagagaattcacacaggggagagaccctttgaatgtaatgactgtggaaaagcctttggacgaaagtcacaccttgtaatgcaccagagaattcacacaggggagagaccgtttgaatgtaatgactgtggaaaagcctttggacaaaagtcaaaccTTGTAattcaccagagaattcacacaggagagaaacctcataaatgtaatgactgtggaaaagcctttggacaaaagccAGACCTTATGAgacatcagcaaattcacacaggggagaaacctcataaatgtaatgactgtggaaaagcctttggacaaaagtcacatCTCATCGTACACCAGATAATTCACACggggcagaaacctcataaatgtaatgactgtggaaaagcctttggacaaaagtcagacctcatcatacaccagcgaattcacacgggggagaaacctcataaatgtaatgactgtggaaaagcctttggaagaaagtcatGCCTCATAGTAcaccagagaagtcacacagaggagaaacctcataaatgtaatgactgtggaaaagcctttggacaaaagtcagacctcatgaaacatcagaaaatacacacaggggagaaacctcataaatgtaatgactgtggaaaagcctttggaagaaagtcacacctcctcatacaccagcgaattcacacaggggtgaaacctcataaatgtaatgactgtggaaaagcctttggacaaatgtCATGCCTCATAGTAcaccagagaagtcacacaggggagagaccctttgaatgtaatgactgtggaaaagcctttggacgaaagtcaaaccttgtaatgcaccagagaattcacacaggagagaaagcttataaatgtaatgactgtggaaaagcctttggaagaaagtcatGCCTCATAGTAcaccagagaagtcacacaggggagagaccctttgaatgtaatgactgtggaaaagcctttggacgaaagtcaaaCCTTGTAattcaccagagaattcacacaggggagaaacctcataaatgtaacgactgtggaaaagcctttggacaaaagtcagacctcatgaaacatcagaaaattcacacaggggagaaacctcataaatataatgactgtggaaaagcctttggacaaaagtcacatCTCATTGTACACCAgataattcacacaggggagaaacctcataaatgtaatgactgtggaaaagcctttggacaaaagtcacacctcctcatacatcagcgaattcacacaggggagaaacctcataaatgtaatgact GGCATAAACCTCATGAATATAataactgtggaaaagcctttacacaaaagtcacacctcatcgtacaccagagaattcacttggggcagaaacctcataaatgtaatgactgtgggaaagcctttg CTAAATCAGACCTCAtcatacatcagcgaattcacacggggaagaaacctcataaatgtaatgactgtggaaaagcctttggatgaaAGTCACATCTCATAGTACACCAGAGAAATCACACAGGAGATAACGCTCTTaagtgtaatgactgtggaaaagcctttggacaaaattCATGCCTCAtattacaccagagaattcacatggggcagatacctcataaatgtaatgactgtggaaaagcctttggctatAAGTTAGGCCTCATGATACATCAACAAAatcacagggcagaaacctcatga